In Globicephala melas chromosome 20, mGloMel1.2, whole genome shotgun sequence, the genomic window taaagtggggctgaAACATGCCTTGCAAAGTTGTTGGGCGATAGAGAGGTTACATATATAAAGTTACTGGCACAGGGCAGCTACTGTTTGTTGAGGATTTACTATATGTCGTCATTACTAGTAGTCCTCGAGCATCGTTGTCATTGAGGTTATCGTCATCACTATTAGCTTACGGCATTTGAGCACCCGGAGGGAAAAGGGTATTGAGATCTCCAGAGTGTATCGAGTCCCCGTCCTGGAGTGCTCTGCCCTGCAGGGAAGCTTTGCCCACTGGGCTGCTCTCGTCCTGGATGCCTGTTTCCAGAACACGCTCTTATGCTCCACTCTCCTCTTATGTGTGCAGAGTACTACCCCAACTGTGAGGTCGTGTTCATGGGAATGGCCAACATCCATGCCATCCGGAACAGCTTCCAGTACCTCCGTGCTGTGTGTAGCCAGATGCCCGATCCCAGCAAGTAGGTGTTCCCTGTTCTGATTCCATCCACCCTCCAGTTTCATCCCTTACCCAGTACTTCTCGTGCTTGGAAGGTCTGGTGGGGAGTTGGGGAGTGTGAGACACAGGAAACCCGAGGGCCTAGGTGCAATGGGCTAGTTCCAAGAACACTTCTTCCACTTCTCAGCCAACGCTTTGGAACGGCCACAGGACACTGGGTTCCTTTTGTTTTGATGAGTTGTCCTCAAGGACGCAGAGAACTGGGGAGAGAAAGTGGCTTCTAGATGTGCGTGTGATGCTTCCAAATTCCTCTGTTGATCCAAAGACTGTCTTGTCCACCCCAGGTCCCATTTTCCCTACCTTCTTGCTAGACACCTCTTGGCAGAAAGGCCATGGGCTGGGCCTCTTAGCTTCAGCTCTCACTGGGGACTGTGTTAAGGTGTGGCTGGCCGTGGGTGGCGGAGAGACTGTTGTAGCCTTGGCGCCCTTAGTGACAGATGTGACCTCTGCTCTCTTGTAGCTGGTTGTCGGCTCTGGAGAGCACCAAATGGCTGCAGCACCTGTCGGTGATGCTGAAGGCAGCTGTGCTCGTGGCTAATACAGTAGACCGGGAGGGCCGGCCTGTGCTGGTGCACTGCTCAGATGGCTGGGACCGGACGCCGCAGATCGTAGCCCTGGCCAAAATACTACTGGACCCGTATTACAGGACGTTGGAGGTATTCGGAGGGGTTGGGTGGGAAAGAGCAGAGGGAAAGGGGGCGTTTGGGGAAGGTACTAGGCCCTCTGGATCCGTTTGGGGGATCTTTCCATAGAGGACACTGGTGGCTTTAAGTCCTCTTCTAGGTTTGGGCATGTTCTTCTCTGAAGCTGCCAGCCCCCTGCTTCGGGCATCCCTGGAAGGAGCACAGTAGCCTTCCCAGAGAGACCCTATACTTGAACCTCCTCTTTGTTGCAGGGTTTCCAAGTGTTAGTAGAATCTGACTGGCTGGATTTTGGGCACAAGTTTGGAGACCGCTGCGGCCACCAGGAGAACGCAGAGGACCAGAACGAGCAGTGCCCTGTGTTCCTCCAGTGGCTCGATTCTGTTCACCAGTTGCTCAAGCAGTTTCCCTGCCTGTTTGAGTTTAATGAAGCGTTCCTGGTAAGTCCGTGAGCCTGGTAAGTCCGTGAGCCTGAGGCCAGGGTGGGGGCCGGCAGCCCAGGCCCGGTGCAAGCTGTCTTGGCCGTCTAGGTAAAGCTGGTGCAGCACACGTACTCCTGTCTCTACGGCACGTTCCTGGCCAACAACCCCTGTGAGCGAGAGAAGCGCAACATCTACAAGCGAACCTGCTCCGTGTGGGCCCTTCTGCGAGCTGGCAATAAGAACTTCCACAACTTCCTCTACACATCAGGCTCAGAAATGGTAAGTCCGCACCCTTATCCCGTAGGTGCGTCTTGGGGACCTACAGGGAGAAAAGGCCGAGTCAGCGGGAAGGACTCGGGCCCAGAGGCTTAGGAAGGAAGGGGGCCCTGAAACATCTCACAGAACCCACGTACGGGGCTGCTTCCCTAGGTCCTGCACCCCGTGTGTCACGTCCGGGCGCTGCACCTCTGGACAGCTGTTTACTTGCCAGCGTCATCTCCATGCACACTCGGGGAGGAGAGCATGGACCTCTACCTTTCCCCGGTGGCTCAGAGCCAGGAGTTCTCTGGCCGCTCTCTGGACAGGTAAGAAGAGCCCTTtttgctctctcctctctcccctagGGAGGCAGCAACTGCTTTGTGTCTTGCCTAAAtgctgttcttttccttttatgagaTATTTTAAAGCAACCTCTTGAGCCAGTTGAAGGCCAAACTTGGCCCAAGACTCGTAGTTAGCTTGGAGGGCACTCTGTATGTTCCCAAGGTCCGTCCTTAAGATAAGAGTGGTTACCTTTTTTCCAAGCTGCTATTACCCTTTGTGACAGACCCAGGGGAGaggagaacagaacagaaaggacTATTTCAGGAAGACTTGTGGGAATGGTCTTGATCGATGTTCACTGGCGTGGGAACCTTGCTATCTTAGTAATAACCTTTGCTATGTCCAGCATTAGCTTCCAGAGAAATGGGTTCCCAGAAAGAGAACAGCCTTCACATTACTCCCTCAGAATTTAAAGGGAGACATAAAAGTTAAAGTTATATTCTGGCTGAATATTTGGGGGGAAGTAGAATGGAGATTGGTTAAGTTATAAGAGTaatatctgttctttgtttttaaaaagagccaaGCAGTATAACAGTAGAAAATGGCAGTTCTGCCTCCCTGTTCCCTGTCCCCACAGGTGTCTACAGCTGGCGCTTTGGTGCGTGCACTTCCAGATGTTGATCTCTACACTGATACAGCCACTCTCACAATCTCGtgtagaaacattttttaaatccaaaacCAATCATATTTTGCGTACCGTTCTGCAAATTGTTTTCCCCACTGTGTGTCAGGATGTCACCCATGACAGCACACATAAAGCTGCTGTATTGTTTTTAGCGGCTGCATAGTAGTCCAAAATTAGAGTGCATCAAAATTTATAAAACCAGTTTTCGATTGGTCATTTAGGTTtatcccattttttaatcattataagGGGTGTTTTAGTTAACAtccttatatgtatattttaaaaatttttttttgtaaaatacatacaatatttaccatcaaaaccattttttaaaaaaaattttcttgatttttggctgtgttgggtcttcattgctgcatgcgggctttctctagttgcggcgagcgggggctactcttcgttgcggtgtgagggcttctcattgcggtggcttctcttgttgtggagcacggggctctaggtgtgcaggcttcagtagttgtggcgcatgggctcagtagttgtttcgcatgggcttagttgctctgcagcatgtgggatcttcctggaccagggatcgaacccgtgtcccctgcattggcaggtgaattcttaaccactgcgccaccagggaagtcccctaaaccatttttaagtatacagttcagtagtgttaccGTAtatgtatacctttgcttttgtGCTGGTGTTTCTGccagataaattcttagaaatgaaaatgccTGGTTCGAAGCATATGTGCATTTCTAACTTTGATCTTTGTTTACTGGtggaaggtttttaaaattaaaatataacttacATAATTGGTTGAAtattataaaggaaaacaaaaacccccaaccCCCAAGTTACTAGTTTTAGGGTCTTTGGAGCTGTGTCCGTTGTCAGGGGCCTATGGATAGGCTTCAGGaattctgtgatttttctctttccacaaACTATGCAGAATTTGAGTATAGGTTCATAAGTTTGCTTTTCTAGGGAGAGGGGCCATAACTTTTTATCAGATTCTTAATAAGTTCTGTGACCCATTTAACAACCATGGCCTTAAATCAATACCTAAGTTTTCAAACCAATAAATGTCTCTTAAATACCTACAAGTTGCCTAGTACTGTAGTGGGTTTTATGGGCTGTACCAAAGACATAGAAGATATTGATCCTATAAGATACCTTTAAAAAGCTGTAAGATCAGGCATAGGACAATTAGAGAACAATTCTAAGTTAGCATCTAAGCGAATAAGAATGTGTCTTGTTCAAAGCTACTAGAGAAATGAGAAGTAAGAAAGGGGTCATAGGGTGACTGTTTACTCAGAGACGTTTTCGTGGAAGACCAGGCAGGAACCATGGCTTTTTACTGTCCCTAGTGCctggctcagggcctggcacataataggtgatTTAGTAAATgcttaaatgaacaaacaaatgaatggaaTAATGGGAGTTATGAGCTTGGTAACAAGGTTAGTGGAGAGGGGTCCAAAAGAATTAGAAGCATGAGagagtttctaatttttttaaaaagaagaaccaCCTCTCTGGAGCTGGCAGGGTTTGGGAAGAGGTATTTtgaggaatagaaagaaataaacaggatAGTTCATTGAGGGCTTTTATACTGAggagttaattttgttttttataaatttattttatttatttatttttggcttcattgggtctttgttgctgtgtgtgggctttctctagttgtggtgagcgggggctattctttgttgtggtgcgtgggcttctcattgcggtggcttctcttgttgaggagcacgggctctaggcacgtgagtttcagtagttgtggcgtacgggctcagtagttgtggctcgtgggctctagagcgcaggctaagtagttgtggcatacgggcttagttgctccgtggcatgtgcgatcttcccggaccagggctcgaagctgtgtcccgtgcattagcaggcagattcttaaccactgcgccaccagagaagcccctgagtAGTTTATTTTGATTCAGTTGTCCATAGTAAGTCATTGTGACCTGGTAACAATGGGATTTTTCAAGAATTAATCAGTGAGCAATGTAGTTGGAAGCACAGAGACCAGCCAGCACTGTTGTAATTCAGATATGAAAGGAAGAGTccttggaaaagagaaaggattaAATTCAGACGTTGTTGAGAAGTCATTAGCACTCTGTGGAGTTGCCTGAACATTGAAGGGTGGAAGTGAAGAGTAAAGAGGTCAGTCAAAGACAGGTCCCAGGGCTTCCccggcggcacagtggttgagagtccgcctgccgatgcaggggacacgggttcgtgccccggtccgggaagatcccacgtgccgcatagcggctgggcccgtgggccatggctgctgagcctgcgcgtccggaggctgtgctccgcaacgggagaggccacaacagtgagaggcccgcgtaccgcaaaaaaaaaaaaaaggtcccaaGTCTCTGAGCTTAGAAACCAGGAGGAGGATATTAGTACCACCTATAGACACTGAAAAGTTGAGAAGATGCGTCAGTtcagggagaaggaggagatACCGGCAGGTTGGGACTGAAATATTTTGACAGCACACAGGAGGTATGCTGCAGGCAGTTCGAGATAGGGTTGGATTTAGAGGAGTAGTTGTATAAGGGttttaaaggaaatggtttctcTAACAGCTGACCTGACTCACCTTCGGTTCTACCTTTCCCTAGATCAGAAACGTCctgctctctttcctcttcttccattGAAGTGCAACAACCCATTCTTCTCTCCCCAGCTCAGATCCTCCTCTGTCTGTgtagccttccctgaccacattAGCTGGATGAGCTCTCTCATGGTTCCAAACTCCTCAGGCATGATTGTCTCTACCAGCATTATTAATTAGACCTTCGGTCCACATAGGCGTCAGCTGTGGGCGACTGCAGGCTGTTGCTATTGGTGAATCTGGATAAAGAGTACACTGGATTTCTTCACACTCTTCTCTCTACttattttgtatgtttgaaagtttccatagtaaaaagtaaaacaaaaaaaaagaaaaaaagaaaaaaattaacaagttgCCAAGCTGTGAGATTCAAGCTCTTGCTGTGGGACTCCAGAGACTGTAATTGTAACTGTTGTCATTGCCTTCCTGGAATTTGttaccacacaaacacacattgatcacaaaagtaaaatcaaacacaAGAATACTTTTAAAGAAGTATTAATAAGTTTCAAAaaccaaacacttaaaaaaaatcagctagCTCTGTTGTAACTGCACCTTTGAGGGATTTTTCAGTGTGGGCTGGGCTGACTGAGGCGTCTGAAAATAGGAGTCCAGCGAAGTCTCCACTGTTTCCTGGCAAATTTCCCTCAAGTTTTGTTGCTCCAAGGActttagaactttaaaaattagggCGGTCATTCTTGCAAATGTCTGTTACCCCTTTGGTGTGCCAGAATGCCTCTAGAACTTTGCGTGCTGTACACGAGGGGAAGTTTCCGTGCTGACTTGGGACTCATAGGAGCACGCGGCCACTAAGTGGTTGTAAAAAGCTGTGCTGGTTACTCCTGTGATGGAGGGATAATTTATAATAAGGAAAGCTGTAAAAATGAGGAGTCGTGAGTGTagcctttatgtatttatttatttattttggccgcaccctgcggcatgtgggtgggatcttagttccccaaccagagatcgaacttgggccccctgcagtggaagcgcggagtcttaaccactgggccgctgGGGAAGTCCTGTGAGTGTAGTCTTAATTAGTTTGCGGTTGGTTGCCTATATTTTGAATCCTCGTAGCATCTCTGCAAGGtaatttattgtcattttatggAGGAGAGAAACCAAGTGTCTGAGAGGTTAAATAGCTTACTTGTAGTCACATAGCTAATCAGCGTCAGAGCCAGCATCGTCAAGCTCCAGAACCCACCTTCTTTCTGTCTTGCCATGTGTGATAGAGGCGGTTGGACATTAGGTGTGAGGCCGAGATGTAGTCCTGGCCTGAAGGGTAGATTGGGAAGGCATCAGCTTAGAAGGCAGTTGAAGCCACGGGAGTGGTTGAGATTGCCAGGGAGACTGTGTGGGGTGAGACTGATGAAAGCTGAGGACAGAGCCTGGGTTCCGGAGTTCATGTCCTCCACTCTTTGCAGAGCAGACTCTTTGCAGTGCACATTGGTCATCTGTAATcttaaattttgttatttcttgtgaACTCTGGCTTTGATTGCTTTGATGACCCAATTCCTGTATATGGAGGTAGCTCAGCTCCTGACCTGGAGGTGGTGTGTTGTCATTCCAGATTACCTAAAACGAGATCTGTGGATGATCTTCTTTCTGCCTGTGACACAAGCAGCCCCCTGACGCGCACGTCCAGTGACCCCAACCTGAATAACCGCTGTCAGGAGGCCAGAGCAGGCCTGGAGCCCTGGCATGGCAATCCTGAGGGGTCAGAGGCAACCTTCGTGGAATCTGGGCTAGGAGGTCTTCAGCAGACTGTAGGAGAAACGGCTCTTCCTCCGTCTCTGCCCAGCAGCCAGAAAGACTACTTGAGCAGTAAACCTTTCAAGAGTCACAGAAGCTCTTCTCCAAGTTACAGGCTGCTTAATGCTGCAGTGCCCCAGGAAACGAAGAGCAGCACCTCTGATCCTGAGTTCAAAGTCCTAGAAGAGACTAAGGCACCAGCTCCAGACCCTCCTGCCCAGGATGAGCTGGGTAGGACTTTAGATGGCACAGAGGAGCCACCTGAACATTGTCCTGAAAAAGCAGCTGTCCGAGCACTCTCTAAAGTTGTTTCCAACAAGCGTGATGGAACTTGTGATTTTCCTGAGTCTTCCCAGGACTCCCTCACAGGTGCCCCCGAGCAGGCCCAGCTAGACTCTGTGCTAGGTGTGCCCTCCAGAGGTGCTGCAACTCACGGTCTGGGCACCCTTTGCAACCCACTGAGTGCTACCTGCCAAATTCCTCCAGACCCAAGCACCGACTTTCTCAACCAAGACCCCCCAGGGTCTGTGGCAAGTGTCTCCCACCAGGAACAGCCCGGTTCTGTGCCAGATCTGATTCAGGGGGAAGAAGACATGGGCAAAAGAGGGAATAATAGGAATGGGCAGTTATTGGAAAACCCTCGCTTTGGAAAGGTGCCATTGGAACTGGCCCGAAAGCCAATTTCTCAGAGCCAGATCAGTGAGTTCTCTTTCTTAGGGTCCAACTGGGACAGCTTCCAAGGGATGGTGACTTCATTCCCGAGTGGGGAGACCACCCCTCGGCGGCTGCTTTCCTACGGCTGTTGTAGCAAGAGGTCGAGCAGTAAGCAGATGCGGGCAACAGGGTCTTGCTTCGGGGGACAGTGGGCTCAGAGAGAAGGGGTGAGGTCACCGGTCTGTTCTACTCATTCCAATGGACACTGTACTGGTCCAGGAGGAAAAAACAACCAGATGTGGTTGTCTGGTCACCCAAAGCAGGTCTCCAGCACGAAGCCTGTTCCCCTAAGCTGCCCTTCTCCAGTGCCTCCTCTCTACCTGGATGACGATGGACTCCCCTTTCCCACGGATGTGATCCAGCATAGATTACGGCAGATTGAAGCGGGGTACAAGCAAGAGGTGGAACAGCTACGTCGACAGGTGCGTGAGCTTCAGATGAGGCTGGATATCCGCCACTGCTGCGCCCCTCCAGCAGAGCCCCCCATGGACTACGAGGATGATTTTGTAAGTACTCGCCTACTGCCACGCAGCCACTCATTCTGTCCTTCCGTCCAGCCTTTCACCCATTCCATATCCATTCATTGGGTACTTGCTGTGTGCCAGAGTTAGGGGGTTGGGCTGTAGGATGAAAGACGTAGTCCCTGCTcgcaaggagctcacagtctattgGGAGAGACAAGTAGACAGTTAGAATGCTGTTCTTAAGTGTTGAGGGAAGCATCAGGTGTTGGGGGCCTGGGTGGAGTCAAATTTCGGGGAAGTCTCTCCTGAGAAGCCAATGCTTGAGCCGAGTGCTGAAGAATGTGTCGCTTTTAGCCATGTagagagtgaaaaagaaataccatttgCAGAAGCATGGAGGCAATAGGTACTCCAGCGGTATGGCTTGaataaaggggtgtgtgtgtgttcgcacACGCGTGTGTGCATGCGCGCACACTTGTGCTGGGACTGTGAGGGAGGGAGTTGGTAGTGTGGCGGGAGGTGACCTTGGGAAGTGGAAAGGGATTAGAAAGGTCAGCCTGAGTGCCTGTGTTGTGTGGATTCTACCCTCAAGGCAATAAAAGTTTTGGCTAGTGAGtcacatgatcagatttgcatttaagAGTACTACCCTAGAGGGACTTCgaatggcacggccaaaaaaaaaacaattgagtACTAAAAAGAGTGCTACTACCCTAGCAACAGCGTGTCAAGCAGATGAAACCCAGATGGGGAGGCTGGTTAGGATGTTTTGGAATAAgccaggtgagaggtgatgagGACTATCTAGGCTTCACTGGGTCAGGAGGCCTTGGGTTCTGGCACAGCAGCCCTCGGGGAGCTTCTAGAAGCCAGCTCTAGGACATTCCCCCTTGCCTGCTGCCCACTCCTCTGCTGGTGGGATGGTCAGGGCTAACAACTTCTTACTATTCAGGGTGATGGTTTAGAACAGGAGTCAGCAAATTTGTTTGGTAaagagccagacagtaaatacTTCAGGCTTTGTGAGACATATAGTCTCTTTTGCAGCTACTAGGCTCTTCTGTCTTACACAGAAGCAGCCATAATGACCATGTGTAAATGAATTGAGCATGGCTGTCTTCCAACTTgacttacaaaaacaggcagtgggccaaattggcctgtgggctgtagtttgcgATTTAGAATGTAACAGGAGAAATATTCTTTCCATACTGTGATGGAGCATATTGGTTAAGAGCATGGGTctgggggcttcccaggtggcgcagtggttgagagtccatctgccgatgcaggggacacgggttcgtgccctgctccgggacgatcccacatgccacggagcggctgggcccgtgggccatggttgctgagcctgcgcgtccggagactgtgctccgcaacgcgagaggccacaacagtgagaggcccgcgtaccgcaaaaaaaaaaaagagcatgggtCTGAAGCCAGACGCTAGGTCCAAATCCCACGTTTACTACCTATTAGCCCTTAACTCTCTCTATGGCTtcgtttccttatttgtaaaatgaggataataatagcatacatcataagattgttgtgaggagTTAAATAAGGTCACGCATGTGATGCACTTAGAAACAGTGCCTGATGCATAGTAAACAATGAATGTTAGCGCTGATgaagatgatggtggtgatgcctttgcttttcctttagaCGTGTTTGAAGGAGTCAGATGGCAGTGATACAGAAGATTTTGGTTCTGATCACAGTGAAGACTGCCTTTCAGAAGCAAGCTGGGAACCTGTTGATAAGAAAGAGACTGAGGTATGTCCAGGCAAATATGTGGCAGGTCCTTTTGCAAGCCAGTGAGTTCTCATACTTCTCAGAGATGACTGACCTGTTCTTCCCCAGCCGAGTCTCTCTGTAGGGCAGTAGTAGCTGCCTAGGCCTTGTCATTTTCTTCTGGGATGCTTTCCTTGTTGCAGTGTTTCTTTTCCACTCTGTTGACAAGGACCtgggatttttccttttgccttctgTTAGGTGACTCGCTGGGTTCCAGACCATATGGCATCACATTGCTATAATTGTGACTGTGAATTCTGGTTGGCCAAACGCAGACACCATTGCAGGTAAGATGTTGCCTATGATTCAGTATGGCTCGTAAAGCCTACTGAGGGACATAGTTATGAACTAAACTGAATTAACCTGAAAATGGAGATATCTTAATAGgaactatttttgttttctcccaaCTTTTTCTTTACTCATGTAAGGCCTTTCAGAGTATCATTCGTTCCCAGTATATCGGCATTTCTGATGAACTCTCCCCTCTTTGTGCTTTGGCAGAAAT contains:
- the MTMR4 gene encoding phosphatidylinositol-3,5-bisphosphate 3-phosphatase MTMR4 isoform X1, whose protein sequence is MKRCRRSCRPLPRRGGGGAVPQPRLLGAPRSPPRTRSHAAEGWWGGRSRGLWAGPGDPPRPRLPGAARSGSSPRLGGAGLAPLWRGGERRAPSIAARARLLAAAAAPGRPRSRDAADARDWRAAQRLRGHVRWPRPPATMSLTARVSCSMLSCFGEEGPPSLEYIQAKDLFPPKELVKEEENLQVPFTVLQGEGVEFLGRAADALIAISNYRLHIKFKDSVINVPLRMIDSVESRDMFQLHIACKDSKVVRCHFSTFKQCQEWLSRLSRATARPAKPEDLFAFAYHAWCLGLTEEDQHTHLCQPGEHIRCRQEAELARMGFDLQNVWRVSHINSNYKLCPSYPQKLLVPVWITDKELQNVASFRSWKRVPVVVYRHLRNGAAIARCSQPEISWWGWRNADDEYLVTSIAKACALDPGTRTTGGSVSTGNSDAGEACDADFDSSLTACSGVESTAAPQKLLILDARSYTAAVANRAKGGGCECEEYYPNCEVVFMGMANIHAIRNSFQYLRAVCSQMPDPSNWLSALESTKWLQHLSVMLKAAVLVANTVDREGRPVLVHCSDGWDRTPQIVALAKILLDPYYRTLEGFQVLVESDWLDFGHKFGDRCGHQENAEDQNEQCPVFLQWLDSVHQLLKQFPCLFEFNEAFLVKLVQHTYSCLYGTFLANNPCEREKRNIYKRTCSVWALLRAGNKNFHNFLYTSGSEMVLHPVCHVRALHLWTAVYLPASSPCTLGEESMDLYLSPVAQSQEFSGRSLDRLPKTRSVDDLLSACDTSSPLTRTSSDPNLNNRCQEARAGLEPWHGNPEGSEATFVESGLGGLQQTVGETALPPSLPSSQKDYLSSKPFKSHRSSSPSYRLLNAAVPQETKSSTSDPEFKVLEETKAPAPDPPAQDELGRTLDGTEEPPEHCPEKAAVRALSKVVSNKRDGTCDFPESSQDSLTGAPEQAQLDSVLGVPSRGAATHGLGTLCNPLSATCQIPPDPSTDFLNQDPPGSVASVSHQEQPGSVPDLIQGEEDMGKRGNNRNGQLLENPRFGKVPLELARKPISQSQISEFSFLGSNWDSFQGMVTSFPSGETTPRRLLSYGCCSKRSSSKQMRATGSCFGGQWAQREGVRSPVCSTHSNGHCTGPGGKNNQMWLSGHPKQVSSTKPVPLSCPSPVPPLYLDDDGLPFPTDVIQHRLRQIEAGYKQEVEQLRRQVRELQMRLDIRHCCAPPAEPPMDYEDDFTCLKESDGSDTEDFGSDHSEDCLSEASWEPVDKKETEVTRWVPDHMASHCYNCDCEFWLAKRRHHCRNCGNVFCAGCCHLKLPIPDQQLYDPVLVCNSCYEHIQVSRARELMSQHLKKPIATASS
- the MTMR4 gene encoding phosphatidylinositol-3,5-bisphosphate 3-phosphatase MTMR4 isoform X2, encoding MGEEGPPSLEYIQAKDLFPPKELVKEEENLQVPFTVLQGEGVEFLGRAADALIAISNYRLHIKFKDSVINVPLRMIDSVESRDMFQLHIACKDSKVVRCHFSTFKQCQEWLSRLSRATARPAKPEDLFAFAYHAWCLGLTEEDQHTHLCQPGEHIRCRQEAELARMGFDLQNVWRVSHINSNYKLCPSYPQKLLVPVWITDKELQNVASFRSWKRVPVVVYRHLRNGAAIARCSQPEISWWGWRNADDEYLVTSIAKACALDPGTRTTGGSVSTGNSDAGEACDADFDSSLTACSGVESTAAPQKLLILDARSYTAAVANRAKGGGCECEEYYPNCEVVFMGMANIHAIRNSFQYLRAVCSQMPDPSNWLSALESTKWLQHLSVMLKAAVLVANTVDREGRPVLVHCSDGWDRTPQIVALAKILLDPYYRTLEGFQVLVESDWLDFGHKFGDRCGHQENAEDQNEQCPVFLQWLDSVHQLLKQFPCLFEFNEAFLVKLVQHTYSCLYGTFLANNPCEREKRNIYKRTCSVWALLRAGNKNFHNFLYTSGSEMVLHPVCHVRALHLWTAVYLPASSPCTLGEESMDLYLSPVAQSQEFSGRSLDRLPKTRSVDDLLSACDTSSPLTRTSSDPNLNNRCQEARAGLEPWHGNPEGSEATFVESGLGGLQQTVGETALPPSLPSSQKDYLSSKPFKSHRSSSPSYRLLNAAVPQETKSSTSDPEFKVLEETKAPAPDPPAQDELGRTLDGTEEPPEHCPEKAAVRALSKVVSNKRDGTCDFPESSQDSLTGAPEQAQLDSVLGVPSRGAATHGLGTLCNPLSATCQIPPDPSTDFLNQDPPGSVASVSHQEQPGSVPDLIQGEEDMGKRGNNRNGQLLENPRFGKVPLELARKPISQSQISEFSFLGSNWDSFQGMVTSFPSGETTPRRLLSYGCCSKRSSSKQMRATGSCFGGQWAQREGVRSPVCSTHSNGHCTGPGGKNNQMWLSGHPKQVSSTKPVPLSCPSPVPPLYLDDDGLPFPTDVIQHRLRQIEAGYKQEVEQLRRQVRELQMRLDIRHCCAPPAEPPMDYEDDFTCLKESDGSDTEDFGSDHSEDCLSEASWEPVDKKETEVTRWVPDHMASHCYNCDCEFWLAKRRHHCRNCGNVFCAGCCHLKLPIPDQQLYDPVLVCNSCYEHIQVSRARELMSQHLKKPIATASS